A region from the Hydrogenimonas sp. genome encodes:
- a CDS encoding TonB-dependent receptor — translation MTTNIKAKKMKKTASFIALSLVAAVTVQAEEVLLDTVEVEGGINTTIVKNVAGEEVRSADLADALSKLDPDIQLIRRSGIANDIILRGLRKDNINVLIDGAKIYGGCPNRMDPPISHILASNVERIVIKEGPFDVENFGTLGGLIEVDTLAPEERFQGEVTLNVGSWEYRKTGFRLTGGSEKVKFIVGASTESSGQYRDGEGRTLAEQVDAFADRYPTADGQRYAPMYHEMKAYKKDTAMAKVFIDIADNQELKLSYTANRSNDILYPNSKMDAKRDASDLLNIKYSATDLGELSKKLDVEFYNSWVDHPMGTYFRQASMMMGLFENIMFSRIYGGKIKNSMDLGKGTLSYGFDGSKRFWEGHYASNSVPTGISSIDSAVTENAALFAEYERSFGDIDMEAGIRYDSTSVGNDDPAVADNDYSYFSGYILGTYNVDETSRFFLGAGKSSRVPDGKELYFQMKDGTYVGNPNLNKTTNYEADIGFEKEFEDVSLKSKIFYSRLKDFIAYNLTNAKYENVDAKLYGISVETAYSVSDDIYVEAGAAYQRGRKDNPLTGQTDRDLPNVLPLKANAAVNYDFDETLTAKLSAVAAKGWSDYDSDNGEQKISGYTVFNLKIRKEMGRSVTATFGVDNILDRNYAVSNTYADMILVSGGGVPMLLNEPGRYYYCNLTLHF, via the coding sequence ATGACTACAAACATCAAGGCAAAAAAGATGAAAAAAACAGCTTCTTTTATAGCACTCTCACTGGTTGCGGCCGTAACAGTTCAGGCAGAGGAGGTGCTGCTTGATACGGTAGAAGTAGAGGGGGGGATAAATACGACCATAGTCAAGAATGTAGCCGGCGAAGAGGTCCGCTCTGCCGACCTTGCCGATGCTTTGAGCAAGCTCGATCCGGATATTCAGCTGATAAGAAGAAGCGGCATAGCCAACGATATAATTTTAAGAGGCCTCAGGAAAGACAATATCAACGTATTGATCGACGGTGCGAAGATATACGGGGGGTGCCCCAACCGTATGGATCCGCCGATATCGCATATTCTTGCAAGCAACGTAGAGAGAATAGTGATCAAGGAGGGGCCATTTGATGTCGAGAACTTCGGAACGCTCGGCGGGCTGATAGAGGTGGATACTCTTGCCCCGGAAGAGAGGTTCCAGGGTGAAGTTACACTCAATGTCGGAAGCTGGGAGTACAGGAAGACCGGCTTCCGGCTGACGGGAGGCTCCGAAAAGGTCAAATTCATTGTCGGTGCCTCAACCGAGAGCAGCGGCCAGTACAGGGACGGCGAGGGTAGAACCCTGGCGGAGCAGGTGGATGCGTTCGCCGACAGATATCCGACCGCCGACGGACAGAGGTATGCGCCGATGTACCATGAGATGAAAGCGTACAAGAAAGATACCGCGATGGCCAAGGTATTTATAGATATTGCCGACAACCAGGAGCTAAAACTGAGTTACACGGCAAACAGGAGCAACGATATTCTCTACCCGAACTCAAAGATGGATGCAAAGCGTGACGCATCCGACCTCCTCAACATAAAATACAGCGCAACCGATCTCGGAGAGTTGTCGAAAAAACTGGATGTCGAGTTCTACAATTCGTGGGTTGATCACCCTATGGGAACATACTTCAGGCAGGCTTCTATGATGATGGGGCTCTTTGAAAACATCATGTTCTCCAGGATATACGGCGGTAAGATAAAAAACAGCATGGATCTCGGCAAAGGGACGTTGTCATACGGGTTCGACGGAAGCAAAAGATTTTGGGAGGGGCACTATGCGAGTAACTCGGTACCGACCGGCATCTCGAGTATAGATAGTGCCGTTACGGAAAATGCTGCGCTCTTTGCCGAGTACGAGAGGAGTTTCGGAGATATCGATATGGAAGCCGGAATTCGGTACGACTCGACATCCGTAGGTAATGACGATCCGGCTGTTGCAGATAACGACTACAGCTACTTCAGCGGATATATTTTGGGTACATACAATGTAGACGAAACATCAAGATTTTTCCTGGGGGCAGGCAAGTCATCGAGGGTGCCTGACGGAAAAGAGCTCTATTTCCAGATGAAAGATGGAACATATGTAGGAAATCCGAATCTAAACAAGACTACTAACTATGAGGCGGATATCGGTTTCGAAAAGGAGTTCGAAGATGTATCTTTGAAGAGCAAGATATTCTACAGCCGACTTAAAGATTTCATAGCATATAACTTGACGAATGCAAAATATGAAAACGTCGATGCTAAACTTTACGGTATTTCGGTAGAAACGGCATATTCGGTCAGTGATGATATCTATGTTGAGGCCGGAGCTGCATACCAGAGAGGCAGAAAAGATAACCCGCTCACAGGACAGACGGACAGGGATCTTCCCAATGTTCTGCCGCTCAAAGCCAATGCGGCGGTCAATTACGACTTCGACGAGACACTTACGGCGAAGCTGTCGGCAGTGGCCGCCAAAGGGTGGAGTGACTACGATTCCGACAACGGCGAGCAGAAGATTTCCGGCTACACGGTATTTAACCTTAAAATCAGGAAAGAGATGGGTCGAAGTGTGACGGCTACTTTCGGAGTGGACAATATTCTGGATAGAAATTACGCCGTTAGCAACACTTATGCCGATATGATTTTGGTATCAGGCGGGGGAGTGCCGATGCTCCTCAATGAGCCGGGCCGCTACTACTACTGCAACCTTACCTTGCATTTTTAA
- a CDS encoding LSU ribosomal protein L13p: MKMTKMVNSAQVERDWIVLDADGKTFGRLVTEIATYLRGKHKPYFTPHVDCGDHVIVINASKVKFTGGNKLEDKQYHRHSGYFGSVKSEKLGELIEKNPEKLFKLATRGMLPKTKLGRAMLKKLRVYAGSEHPHTAQVKAKDN, encoded by the coding sequence ATGAAAATGACAAAAATGGTAAACAGCGCTCAGGTTGAGCGTGACTGGATCGTACTCGATGCAGACGGAAAAACATTCGGACGACTGGTTACGGAGATCGCAACCTATCTTCGCGGAAAACATAAACCCTATTTTACTCCCCATGTGGACTGTGGCGATCATGTCATAGTTATCAATGCATCCAAGGTAAAATTTACCGGTGGGAACAAGCTTGAAGATAAGCAGTACCACAGACACAGCGGATATTTCGGAAGCGTCAAAAGCGAAAAGCTGGGAGAGCTTATAGAGAAGAACCCGGAAAAACTTTTCAAACTGGCGACACGCGGAATGCTGCCCAAGACCAAACTCGGACGTGCTATGCTGAAAAAACTGCGAGTATATGCCGGAAGCGAGCACCCGCATACAGCACAAGTGAAAGCAAAGGATAACTAA
- a CDS encoding cytochrome c oxidase subunit CcoN: MTNAAMEYDYTVSKWFAYLAIIFGIIGMLIGVFIAFQLAYPELNYLFGQYGTFSRLRPIHTNVVAFGFTLSGIWAAFYYISQRVLKVSIKENPVVHGIAKLHFFLYVILAAGLVISLLLGITTSKEYAEMEWPLDILTVVVWILFGLAMFGLIGMRREKTLYISMWYFIAFFLGVAMLYLFNNMEVPTYFVAGMGKWYHSVSMYAGTNDALVQWWYGHNAVAFVFTVPIVAMIYYFLPKESGQPVFSYKLSLLSFWGLMFVYLWAGGHHLIYSTVPDWMQTMGSIFSVILILPSWGSAINMLLTMKGEWNQLKESPLIKFMVLASTFYMLSTLEGPIQAIKSVNALAHFTDWIPGHVHDGTLGWVAFMIIAATLHMAPRYYKREIYSKKLMEMQFWLQTTGIVLYFSSMWIAGITQGMMWRAVDQYGNLAYSFIDTVTVLHPYYTIRAIGGLLFVIGLFMWAYNFVKTMQSGKVLEKEPAFASPMGA, translated from the coding sequence ATGACAAATGCAGCAATGGAATACGATTATACCGTATCCAAGTGGTTCGCCTACCTAGCAATCATATTCGGGATTATAGGTATGCTTATTGGTGTGTTCATTGCCTTTCAACTGGCATATCCTGAACTGAACTACCTGTTCGGCCAGTACGGAACGTTCAGTCGGCTTCGACCTATACATACTAATGTGGTCGCATTCGGATTTACACTGAGCGGTATCTGGGCAGCGTTTTACTATATTTCACAGAGGGTATTGAAAGTCTCTATAAAAGAGAACCCGGTTGTTCACGGAATAGCCAAGCTGCACTTCTTCCTGTATGTGATCCTGGCGGCAGGTCTTGTGATCTCTCTGCTTCTTGGTATAACTACTTCCAAAGAGTACGCCGAGATGGAGTGGCCGCTTGATATCCTTACGGTTGTAGTGTGGATTCTATTCGGTCTTGCTATGTTCGGTCTCATCGGTATGCGTCGTGAAAAAACTCTCTATATATCCATGTGGTATTTCATTGCCTTCTTCCTCGGCGTCGCAATGCTCTACCTCTTCAACAATATGGAAGTTCCGACATATTTCGTTGCGGGTATGGGTAAATGGTACCACTCGGTCTCGATGTATGCTGGAACCAATGATGCGCTTGTTCAGTGGTGGTACGGACACAATGCGGTCGCATTCGTCTTTACTGTGCCGATCGTTGCGATGATCTACTACTTCCTGCCCAAAGAGTCGGGACAGCCAGTTTTCTCCTACAAGCTCTCTCTTCTCTCGTTCTGGGGTCTTATGTTCGTATACCTCTGGGCAGGCGGACACCACCTGATCTACTCTACGGTACCGGACTGGATGCAGACAATGGGCTCCATCTTCTCGGTTATACTGATTCTTCCTTCATGGGGTTCTGCGATCAACATGCTTCTTACGATGAAGGGTGAGTGGAACCAGCTCAAAGAGTCTCCACTGATCAAATTTATGGTACTGGCTTCGACTTTCTACATGCTCTCCACTCTCGAAGGTCCTATCCAGGCGATAAAATCGGTAAACGCTCTCGCTCACTTTACAGACTGGATTCCCGGACACGTTCATGACGGTACGCTCGGCTGGGTCGCCTTTATGATCATCGCAGCCACTCTCCATATGGCCCCTCGCTACTATAAGCGTGAGATATACAGCAAAAAGCTTATGGAGATGCAGTTCTGGCTTCAGACTACGGGAATCGTCCTCTACTTCTCAAGTATGTGGATTGCAGGTATCACACAGGGAATGATGTGGAGAGCGGTAGACCAGTACGGAAACCTGGCCTACTCTTTCATCGATACCGTTACGGTTCTTCATCCGTACTACACGATTCGTGCTATCGGCGGTCTGCTCTTCGTTATAGGTCTGTTCATGTGGGCCTACAACTTCGTTAAAACAATGCAAAGCGGCAAAGTTCTTGAAAAAGAGCCAGCATTCGCTTCGCCTATGGGCGCGTAA
- a CDS encoding type cbb3 cytochrome oxidase biogenesis protein CcoG, producing the protein MRQAAKGRGSGAKEYLKGWVPYRYKRYWLFAIVTVVALVLPFIKINGNHFFLLNFDHKQLHFLFVRFDMQELYLMPFLLMLLFLGIFFMTTLGGRVWCGWACPQTIFRVIYRDLFETKLLGLRKRITNKQQEPDWSKPENKAKEGVAIVLWSVLALIAAADFTWYFVPPEDFFRYIQDPASHPVLIGFWLGIALFLIVDVVWLKENFCIYICPYSRVQSVMYDDDTIMAIYDVHRGGHIYDHEGQDGKKLVHNIKELHEREPEAECTACESCVKVCPTHIDIRQGMQLECINCLECVDACTKVMGALGKPSLVQWSSPREIEKREGRTKYIRPRTVAYAVALTIVTVALFVMGTKKEHMLLNINKTAQLYRFTHDGRVVNDYTFLFQNTDTKDHTYYFEVVDNPKIKIVKPTKPFKLLARKKAKKIVQLEAVEPLAENSRKDTPVPITIRAFATDDPEKISVTRRTVFVYPRWDIVQKRVKEAR; encoded by the coding sequence ATGAGGCAGGCGGCAAAAGGAAGAGGCTCAGGAGCCAAGGAGTACCTCAAAGGGTGGGTACCCTACCGGTACAAACGCTACTGGCTGTTTGCCATAGTGACGGTAGTGGCCCTGGTGCTGCCGTTCATAAAGATAAACGGCAACCACTTCTTCCTTCTCAACTTCGACCATAAGCAGCTGCACTTTCTCTTCGTGCGGTTCGATATGCAGGAGTTGTACCTGATGCCCTTTTTGCTGATGCTTCTGTTTCTTGGGATCTTCTTCATGACGACCCTGGGCGGAAGGGTCTGGTGCGGCTGGGCATGTCCCCAGACGATATTCCGCGTTATATACAGGGATCTTTTCGAGACCAAACTGCTTGGCCTCAGAAAGCGAATAACGAACAAACAGCAAGAGCCCGACTGGAGTAAGCCGGAGAATAAGGCGAAAGAGGGTGTGGCTATAGTGCTGTGGTCCGTGCTCGCCCTTATAGCGGCGGCCGACTTCACATGGTACTTCGTTCCACCGGAGGACTTCTTCCGCTATATCCAGGACCCGGCATCCCACCCGGTGCTTATAGGCTTTTGGCTGGGAATAGCACTCTTTCTTATAGTGGATGTGGTGTGGCTCAAAGAGAACTTCTGCATCTACATCTGCCCATACAGCAGAGTGCAGTCGGTTATGTACGATGACGATACGATAATGGCTATCTACGATGTACACAGAGGGGGGCATATCTACGACCATGAGGGTCAAGACGGTAAAAAGCTGGTACACAACATAAAAGAGCTGCACGAAAGAGAGCCTGAAGCGGAGTGTACCGCATGTGAAAGCTGCGTGAAAGTGTGCCCGACCCATATAGATATACGCCAGGGTATGCAGCTTGAGTGTATAAACTGCCTCGAGTGTGTGGACGCATGTACAAAAGTGATGGGGGCTCTCGGTAAACCGAGCCTCGTACAGTGGAGCAGCCCCAGAGAGATAGAGAAACGTGAGGGCAGGACAAAGTATATAAGACCGAGAACGGTAGCATACGCAGTCGCCCTGACGATAGTGACGGTAGCCCTCTTCGTAATGGGCACCAAAAAAGAGCATATGCTGCTCAACATAAACAAGACGGCCCAGCTCTACAGATTCACCCACGACGGCAGAGTGGTAAACGACTATACCTTTCTGTTCCAGAATACGGATACGAAAGATCATACATACTACTTCGAGGTAGTGGACAACCCGAAGATAAAGATAGTCAAACCGACAAAACCGTTCAAACTTCTGGCCCGTAAAAAGGCGAAGAAGATCGTACAGCTGGAAGCGGTAGAGCCGCTCGCCGAAAACAGCAGGAAAGATACACCGGTCCCGATAACCATAAGGGCCTTCGCGACGGATGACCCAGAAAAGATATCGGTGACCAGGCGTACGGTGTTTGTCTATCCCAGGTGGGATATAGTGCAGAAGAGAGTCAAAGAGGCTCGATAA
- a CDS encoding cytochrome c oxidase subunit CcoP, whose protein sequence is MNWLSDNINLLALIAAVVILALTVLVAGKYIKQMKTDKSTGELAEENWDGIGEYKNELPSGWAYTFLGTMIWGMWYFTAGYPVNAYSQIGEYNEEVAAHTQMFESKWANADKQTLQEMGEGIYLVQCAPCHGIAGDGMDGKAADLTVWGSAAGVLDTINKGSKGLGYPMGEMPGGLLSGDAAKKVAAYVANGMKGAQPSEFSACAGCHGADGKGMGGMAPDLTTYGTPAFVADVLERGKKGYIGTMVSFKGRLTPVQEKAVGTYILSLSRGE, encoded by the coding sequence ATGAATTGGTTAAGCGATAATATCAACCTTCTCGCTCTGATCGCAGCAGTCGTAATCTTGGCTTTGACTGTTTTGGTCGCAGGTAAATATATCAAGCAGATGAAGACCGACAAATCGACCGGTGAGCTTGCAGAGGAGAACTGGGACGGAATCGGGGAGTATAAGAATGAGTTGCCTTCCGGATGGGCCTACACATTTCTTGGGACAATGATCTGGGGGATGTGGTACTTTACAGCAGGGTACCCGGTCAATGCCTACTCTCAGATAGGTGAGTACAACGAAGAGGTCGCAGCCCATACACAGATGTTCGAAAGTAAATGGGCGAACGCCGACAAGCAGACACTCCAGGAGATGGGTGAGGGTATCTACCTTGTCCAATGCGCCCCATGTCACGGTATCGCGGGTGACGGTATGGACGGAAAGGCTGCCGACCTGACCGTATGGGGCTCCGCTGCCGGAGTTCTCGATACCATCAACAAAGGATCCAAAGGGCTTGGTTATCCTATGGGTGAAATGCCCGGCGGTCTTCTCAGTGGAGATGCCGCCAAGAAGGTAGCCGCATATGTCGCTAACGGTATGAAGGGGGCGCAGCCTTCCGAATTCTCCGCTTGTGCGGGATGCCACGGCGCAGACGGTAAAGGTATGGGCGGAATGGCACCGGATCTTACAACATATGGAACTCCGGCTTTTGTAGCTGACGTACTTGAACGCGGCAAAAAAGGGTATATCGGCACGATGGTCAGCTTCAAGGGCAGACTTACTCCGGTACAGGAAAAAGCTGTCGGAACATATATCCTCAGTCTTTCACGCGGTGAATAA
- a CDS encoding cytochrome c oxidase subunit CcoO: MFHWLEKRPFFFSVGVFLVIAFAGLIEIVPDFAQASRPTVGTKPYTVLQLAGRHVYIKDSCNACHSQLIRPFKSETDRYGPYSLSGEYAYDRPFLWGSKRTGPDLHRVGEYRTTDWHENHMWDPTSVVPGSIMPAYKHMFKQNADLETAYAEALTVKKVFNVPYDKPGMPSLGSWEEARKQAMEDAKKIAEEMKNQDVKDAVARGEIPEIVALIAYLNSLR; the protein is encoded by the coding sequence ATGTTTCATTGGTTGGAAAAAAGACCGTTTTTCTTCTCGGTAGGAGTTTTTCTCGTTATCGCTTTTGCCGGATTGATAGAGATAGTGCCTGACTTCGCGCAGGCTTCAAGGCCTACAGTGGGTACAAAGCCTTATACGGTACTGCAGTTGGCAGGGCGTCATGTCTACATCAAAGACAGCTGTAACGCCTGCCACTCTCAGCTGATCCGTCCCTTCAAATCGGAGACCGACCGTTACGGCCCCTACAGCCTAAGCGGTGAGTACGCCTATGACCGGCCCTTCCTTTGGGGCTCAAAGCGTACAGGTCCCGACCTTCACCGTGTAGGCGAGTATCGAACGACCGACTGGCATGAGAACCATATGTGGGATCCGACATCGGTTGTTCCAGGTTCCATAATGCCGGCTTATAAGCATATGTTCAAGCAGAATGCGGATCTGGAGACTGCTTATGCCGAAGCTCTTACGGTCAAGAAGGTCTTCAACGTACCTTACGACAAGCCCGGAATGCCTTCTCTCGGCAGCTGGGAAGAGGCTCGAAAACAGGCTATGGAAGATGCGAAAAAAATTGCCGAAGAGATGAAAAACCAGGATGTCAAAGATGCGGTTGCCCGCGGAGAGATTCCTGAGATAGTCGCTCTGATCGCATATCTGAACAGCCTTCGTTGA
- a CDS encoding rhodanese-like domain protein, translating to MKKIALFILLFSISLFAGVKDLDIESFEKIKREGVPVIDIRTPQEWRETGVIEGSHTIMFFDRSGRYDLKSFLERLSALGIDKNRPFVLVCRSASRTKMVGDFLADKMGYKKVFELEGGILNWKRHNKPLVPPK from the coding sequence ATGAAAAAAATCGCACTTTTTATACTTCTTTTCTCAATCTCACTATTCGCCGGTGTCAAGGATCTCGATATAGAGAGCTTCGAGAAGATAAAAAGAGAGGGTGTACCGGTCATAGATATCAGAACCCCTCAGGAGTGGCGCGAAACGGGTGTCATAGAGGGAAGCCACACGATAATGTTTTTCGACCGCTCCGGCAGGTATGATCTGAAGTCGTTTCTGGAGAGGCTATCCGCACTCGGCATAGACAAAAACCGCCCGTTCGTTCTTGTCTGCCGCTCCGCCAGCAGAACGAAAATGGTCGGTGACTTTCTGGCCGACAAGATGGGTTACAAAAAAGTTTTCGAACTCGAAGGCGGTATTCTCAACTGGAAAAGACACAACAAGCCTCTGGTTCCGCCGAAGTGA
- a CDS encoding SSU ribosomal protein S9p, with protein sequence MANVYATGKRKSAVAKVWLKPGSGKMTINGMGLDEWLGGHESIKRKVMQPLLLTKQETSVDIVAQTLGGGYSAQADALKHGISKALVAFDEEFRKILKPNGLLTRDSRVVERKKYGKHKARRSPQFSKR encoded by the coding sequence ATGGCTAATGTTTATGCAACTGGAAAACGTAAAAGCGCTGTAGCCAAAGTCTGGCTCAAGCCTGGCAGCGGAAAGATGACTATAAACGGAATGGGGCTCGATGAGTGGCTCGGGGGCCATGAATCTATAAAGCGAAAGGTTATGCAGCCGCTTCTTTTGACAAAGCAGGAGACAAGTGTCGATATAGTCGCACAGACCCTCGGCGGCGGCTACTCCGCCCAGGCTGATGCTCTGAAGCACGGAATTTCAAAAGCGCTTGTCGCCTTCGATGAAGAGTTTAGAAAGATTCTCAAGCCCAACGGGCTTCTTACACGTGACTCACGTGTTGTTGAGCGTAAAAAATACGGTAAGCACAAAGCTCGACGAAGTCCTCAGTTCTCAAAACGTTAA
- a CDS encoding cytochrome c oxidase subunit CcoQ, translated as MENIRELQAYAYFFFTLFLVVILYAYILHLYRAEKKGTRNYEKYGKLALDDDLDSKPLEPQETKDKKEQK; from the coding sequence ATGGAGAATATTAGAGAACTGCAGGCGTACGCATACTTCTTCTTCACCCTCTTCCTGGTAGTGATTCTGTATGCGTATATACTGCATCTCTACCGTGCGGAGAAGAAGGGTACAAGAAATTATGAAAAGTACGGTAAGCTGGCTCTGGATGATGATCTGGACTCCAAGCCGCTTGAGCCGCAGGAAACGAAAGATAAGAAGGAGCAAAAATGA
- a CDS encoding carbamoyl-phosphate synthase small chain: MRENLKPVWLYLENGLFLEAASFGAEGTAVGEIVFNTSMTGYQEIVTDPSYAGQFVTFTMPEIGNVGCNAEDMESSAAWCKGIIVRQYQDVPSNFRSEEPLHELLERFGVLGICEVDTRLLTKTLREEGSMMMIASTKIDDKDELARILSDAPHISEINYIEEVSTKKSYIHDSGTYDAVRYRYNEPPRPEARIAAIDFGVKRNILNELTEAGIEVEVVPNSIDEEVLIQRYRDGEIDGVFLSNGPGDPLILKEEQGKIRRLIEAKVPMFGICLGHQLLSIAHGYDTYKLKFGHHGGNHPVKNLSTGAVEITAQNHNYNVPEEIKEIAEVTHTNLFDGTIEGLVYRDSPVMSVQHHPEASPGPHESRYIFREFLRMIAR, encoded by the coding sequence GTGAGAGAGAATCTGAAGCCTGTATGGCTCTATCTGGAGAACGGTCTCTTTCTTGAGGCCGCTAGTTTCGGTGCCGAGGGTACCGCTGTCGGTGAGATAGTATTCAACACCTCTATGACCGGATACCAGGAGATCGTCACCGATCCAAGCTATGCCGGGCAGTTCGTCACCTTTACGATGCCGGAGATCGGAAATGTCGGCTGTAATGCCGAAGATATGGAGTCTTCCGCCGCCTGGTGCAAAGGCATTATCGTCCGTCAGTACCAGGATGTGCCTTCGAACTTCAGGAGTGAAGAGCCTCTGCACGAACTTCTCGAGCGCTTCGGGGTGCTTGGAATCTGCGAAGTGGATACCCGCCTCCTGACGAAAACTCTGCGTGAAGAGGGGTCTATGATGATGATCGCCTCTACCAAGATCGACGACAAGGACGAGCTGGCGCGTATTCTCTCCGATGCGCCGCATATAAGCGAGATAAACTACATTGAAGAGGTGAGTACGAAAAAGAGCTATATCCACGATTCCGGTACCTACGATGCGGTGCGATACAGATACAACGAACCGCCCAGGCCGGAGGCGAGGATCGCGGCCATCGATTTCGGGGTGAAGCGTAACATACTCAACGAGTTGACCGAAGCGGGGATCGAGGTTGAGGTGGTTCCGAACAGTATCGATGAAGAGGTGCTCATTCAGAGGTACAGGGATGGAGAGATTGACGGCGTATTTCTCTCCAACGGACCCGGAGATCCGCTCATCCTTAAAGAGGAGCAGGGGAAGATCCGCCGGCTTATCGAGGCGAAAGTCCCGATGTTCGGTATCTGTCTGGGACACCAGCTTCTCTCCATAGCCCACGGATACGATACATACAAATTGAAGTTCGGGCATCACGGAGGCAACCATCCGGTCAAAAACCTCTCTACCGGGGCAGTGGAGATCACTGCACAGAACCACAACTACAACGTACCGGAAGAGATAAAGGAGATTGCGGAAGTGACCCATACCAACCTCTTCGATGGCACGATAGAGGGGCTTGTATACAGAGATAGTCCGGTTATGTCAGTACAGCACCACCCGGAAGCTTCGCCCGGACCGCACGAGAGTAGATATATCTTCAGAGAGTTCTTGCGCATGATCGCCCGCTGA
- a CDS encoding putative periplasmic protein, with translation MRKWLLLAIPFMLLARSQEPLECSKIFEERKQELEMKLEQIDERQQAYEALKDATEAMLKRREEKIKKESAELNATREKLKAERERIEKLIAKNEELLKAIKEAKADKVSQTYAKMKASAAAQILSNMKPEEAARIVSTLKPKTVGQILAKMDPEKASEITLILEDHISVKGADQVR, from the coding sequence TTGAGAAAGTGGCTTCTTCTGGCGATCCCTTTTATGCTGCTTGCCCGGTCACAGGAACCGCTGGAGTGCAGCAAGATTTTCGAAGAGCGCAAGCAGGAGCTCGAGATGAAACTGGAGCAGATCGACGAGCGGCAGCAGGCGTACGAGGCGCTCAAAGATGCGACCGAAGCGATGCTGAAGAGAAGAGAGGAGAAGATAAAAAAAGAGAGTGCCGAGCTGAATGCGACAAGAGAGAAGCTGAAAGCCGAAAGGGAGCGGATCGAAAAGCTCATAGCGAAAAACGAAGAGCTGCTCAAAGCGATAAAAGAGGCGAAAGCGGACAAGGTTTCACAGACATACGCGAAGATGAAAGCTTCGGCGGCCGCACAGATACTCTCCAACATGAAACCGGAAGAGGCGGCGAGAATCGTATCGACTCTGAAGCCGAAGACCGTAGGTCAGATTTTGGCGAAGATGGATCCAGAAAAGGCATCGGAGATAACCCTTATTCTGGAAGATCATATATCGGTAAAAGGGGCTGATCAGGTCAGATAG
- a CDS encoding arginine/ornithine antiporter ArcD: protein MKRGGMLPSLLLLFFIPSLLFSKTGFILVNDGVMPPKQVEKMEQMGEELYSKTGVAAFVAAVAELNKTKPVDLIEDFKEKYPDYILLYFSMKPKAVNIFASKSAEKLIDIEQILSPLPWRGTIKPVMSPAFSKSESVKNEVALFNGYADIVDQAAESRGVKLESSIGSGSKDSFKFIRWIFYAILTLFFIQYIIYKVRSRRGES, encoded by the coding sequence ATGAAAAGAGGGGGGATGCTCCCCTCTCTGCTACTTCTCTTTTTTATCCCCTCTCTGCTTTTCTCCAAAACCGGTTTTATTCTCGTAAACGATGGTGTGATGCCTCCCAAACAGGTGGAAAAGATGGAGCAGATGGGTGAAGAGCTATACAGTAAAACCGGTGTTGCCGCATTTGTCGCCGCCGTCGCCGAACTCAACAAGACCAAACCTGTGGATCTCATAGAAGATTTTAAGGAGAAGTACCCCGACTACATACTTCTCTATTTTTCGATGAAACCGAAAGCTGTCAACATCTTTGCATCGAAGAGTGCCGAAAAGTTGATAGATATAGAGCAGATATTGAGCCCTCTGCCGTGGCGTGGAACCATTAAACCTGTGATGAGTCCCGCCTTCAGCAAGAGTGAGAGCGTCAAGAATGAAGTTGCGCTCTTCAACGGTTATGCCGATATTGTGGATCAGGCGGCTGAGAGCAGGGGTGTAAAGCTTGAATCGAGCATAGGAAGCGGAAGTAAAGATAGTTTCAAATTTATCAGATGGATCTTTTACGCTATTCTGACTCTCTTTTTCATTCAATATATCATATACAAGGTGAGGAGCCGTCGTGGAGAGTCCTGA